Proteins from one Deinococcus fonticola genomic window:
- the mqnP gene encoding menaquinone biosynthesis prenyltransferase MqnP: MSFAARLKTYYDLVKFEHTVFALPFAYAGMLLASMQHSGSGWPGWPVLFWVTVAMASARTAAMGANRVIDRFIDARNPRTASREVASGKVTPMQAWTLVVVSLVVLVVAAAQLNPLCLALLPLAVVFLIGYPYTKRFTWLCHAWLGITDGAAAAGGWIAVTGHFAPATWALWAVVIFWMIGLDVIYATMDYGFDLKNGIKSIPARFGIPRALKIAAVSHALTFALLLLVGWLSGASIFYYLAALAMGGILLYEHRLVNPNDLTKANVAFFDANMWLALTMLAGVVVDVAWRTLT, from the coding sequence GTGAGTTTCGCCGCCCGCCTGAAAACCTATTACGACCTCGTGAAATTCGAGCACACCGTGTTCGCCCTGCCGTTCGCCTACGCCGGGATGCTGCTGGCCAGCATGCAGCACAGCGGCAGCGGCTGGCCGGGGTGGCCTGTGCTGTTCTGGGTCACGGTGGCGATGGCCTCGGCCCGCACAGCGGCGATGGGCGCCAACCGCGTGATCGACCGCTTCATCGACGCCCGCAACCCGCGCACGGCCAGCCGCGAGGTGGCCAGCGGCAAAGTGACGCCCATGCAGGCCTGGACACTGGTGGTCGTGAGCCTCGTGGTGCTGGTGGTCGCGGCGGCGCAGCTCAACCCGCTGTGCCTGGCGCTGCTGCCGCTGGCGGTGGTGTTCCTGATCGGGTATCCGTACACCAAGCGCTTCACCTGGCTGTGCCACGCCTGGCTGGGCATCACCGACGGCGCGGCGGCGGCGGGCGGCTGGATCGCGGTGACCGGCCACTTCGCGCCGGCCACCTGGGCCCTGTGGGCGGTCGTCATTTTCTGGATGATCGGCCTGGACGTGATCTACGCCACCATGGACTACGGCTTCGACCTCAAGAACGGCATCAAGAGCATCCCGGCGCGCTTCGGCATTCCGCGTGCCCTGAAGATCGCGGCCGTCAGCCACGCCCTCACCTTCGCGCTGCTGCTGCTGGTCGGGTGGCTGTCTGGCGCAAGCATTTTCTACTATCTGGCGGCGCTCGCCATGGGCGGCATCCTGCTGTACGAGCACCGCCTGGTGAACCCCAACGACCTGACGAAAGCGAACGTGGCGTTTTTCGACGCCAACATGTGGTTGGCCCTGACCATGCTGGCGGGTGTGGTGGTGGACGTGGCGTGGCGCACCCTGACCTGA